CCCGGGAATGAGCGAGAGGCCCAGGCCCTGGTGGCCTATCTCCAGCACCTGCGCACCACCCGCGAGCCCCTCCAGGGCGCCCAAAGCGTGGGCATCACTGGGGCGCCGCTTTCCTCTCACTAATCATCCTTTTCATCTTGAACTGATTTGTTATGACAGCCTTATTGTTAGCTAACACCGCTCCCATTCCGCGTGATCTGCCGCTGCCTTTGCCGCTCCCTGAGGGGGTGCTGGTGGGGCTGTTGGTGATCTTCTTTCTGGTTCACATCTTGTTTGTGAATCTCATGGTAGGAGGCTCGGTGCTGGTGGTGGCGGCGGAGTTTCTGGGACGGCGGGACAAGCGCTGGGATCGGTTGGCTTTGACTCTGGCGAAGACGGTGACGGTGAACAAAAGCATCGCCGTGGTGATGGGGATCGGCCCGCTGCTGTGCATCAATCTGCTCTACACGCTGCAGTGGTATTCGGCGAATGCTCTGACGGGTCATGCCTGGCTCATGATCGTGCCCTTAGTCACGGTGGCGTTTCTGCTCACCTATCTGCACAAGTACACCTGGGAACGCTGGAACGGGGGTGGCTGGAAGACGGTGCACGGTCTGACGGGACTGCTGGCCACGCTGCTGCTGCTATTCGTGCCAATCATCTTCCTGGCCAATGTGAACCTTATGCTTTTCCCCACGGAGTGGGACAAGGTCCGGGGTTTCTTTTCCAGTCTCAGCATCGGCAACGTGCTGCCGCGTTACCTGCACTTCATGGCCGCCAGCATCGCCATGACGGGGCTTTTTCTCGCCGGATGGTTAGGCCGTGCGAGCTCAGATCTCAGTCACCTGGAGGGATTTACGCGCCCTGAGTTACGCCGCATCTTTTACCGCATCACGGCCTGGGTGACCCTGGCCCAATTCCTTCTGGGGCCGCTGCTGCTGTTCACCCTGCCTGCGGTGGGTATCACGCCGCAGCTGTACACGGTGATCTTCAGCGGGGCCGCCGTGGGCTTCATCACCCTACTGCTGTTGTTCCGTGAACTGCGCCAGCCGGATGCCCGTATCGGGCGCAGCTACGGGCTGATCTGTGTGCTCTTTACGGGAGTGGTGCTGGGCATGGGCAGTGGCCGCCACCTCTATCGTCAGGCCGCGCTGGCGGGGCATCAAGCAGAGATTCGAGCCCGCACGGAGACCTATGCGGCGGCGCTGAATGCGTTTAACCAAAAGCATGCCAGCGAACCTGCCCCTGTGGAACCGGATGCTGATCAGCTCTTCATGAACTGTGCGGCCTGTCATGCTCCCGCTACGCGCCTTGTCGGCCCACCACTCACCGAGATCGCCGAGATCTATCGGGACAACCCCGAGGGCATCGTCGCCTGGGCCCAAGCCCCGGGTAAAAAACGTCCAGAGCTTCCGCAGATGCCGCCCTTTGCCCACCTCGGTGAGGCGAGTCTGCGCAAGATCGCCGAGCTCATGCTGGAGAAAGGCCAAGCTGCGCGTTAGACTTGAGACAAGCTGCGTTTGCTATGGTAGCCCCCTTCAATACACATAGGCAAACTCATTCGAGTTCATCAGCACGAGGCAGACATCGGCCAGGGCGCGGGTGCGTGGGTCAGCATCGGCGGGTTGGAGATCGGGGATGAAACCGCTGTAGGCGGGGAGTTTTTCCTGGAAGCTGAATTTCTCGCCGGTGTTTTCCTCTAAGGCCTCGCGGGTGATCTCCAGCGGCGGTTGGGTCTTGGTGAAGACGAGGCTCTTTTGCTTCTGCTCCATATGCTGCCAATGGGCTTCGCAGGCGGCTTTTTCATCGGCGCTGGGCTGGCGACCGTATGCGAGCTGGAAGATGCGGGCGATGACGTCCTGCGGCTTCTCTTGCAGAACCCGATGTGCCAAGGCGAGGGCACGGTTATAGCTGGCTTGGCCATTGAACAGGCTGAAGACCTGGGGCGTGACGGTGGAGACCTCGCGGGCCTCGCAGGAGAAGTCAGGGCCGGGTTCATTGAAGACCGCCATGAAGGGATCGCGCAGGCCACGGATCTTCAGCGCATAGAGACTGCGGCGGTGGCGTTGAGCGGGTAGCGGATTCGGCACCCAGGCGGAGGCGAAGGTGCCCATGACCATGCGTGGCTGCATGGCCACTTCGAGGTTGATCTCGGGGCGGTTGGGAATGCCGCCTAACAAAGGGTTAAGTTCACCCGTGACGCTGAGCATGGTATCACGCAGTTCCTCGGCGGTGAGGCGGCGCGGTTTGAAGACGGCGTAGTGGGTCTCCAGATCCTCGCGGGAAAAAGTGATGCGGGCACTCTTGCCCGCAGAGGTTGGGGATGGCTGACTCTTGTCAGCGACTGGAGCGATCGGGTTAGGTTTGTCGGAGCCGGGCTTCGTTGCGACATCGTCATGGCGGGCAAGAGTGCCCGCATCACTTAGATTCGAGCTACGGCGGTAGGCCTCGCTGGTCATGATGAGGCGGTGCATGGCCTTGAAGGACCAGCCTTGCTCGACCAAGGTGGCGGCGAGCCAATCGAGCAATTCAGGGTGCGTGGGTTTCTTACCCGTGCTGCCGAAGTTGTTCGGATTCCCCGCAATGGCTTGACCGAAGTGCCAGAGCCAGAGGCGATTGACGATCGTGCGGGTGGTCAGCGGATTGGCCGGTGAGGCGATCCATTGGGCCAAAGCGGTGCGGCGTCCTTCGATGGCTTCCGGGATGGGGGCCTCGAGCAGCCTGGCGGTTTCAAAGAGCGCGGTGAGCACACCGGGCTGCACGGGTTTCGTCGGTGAAAAGGGATCTCCACCACCGAGGATGGCGGTCTGCTCCAGCTCACCTTCCTGCATGCGATTCTCTGGCATCCGCATGGGCTGGGTGACGCTGATGAGTTGGGGCGTGCGGCCATTGTAAACGCTGAAGGCATAGGGCTCATAGCGTTCCAGCTCCCACTTTAAGCGCTCCAAGCCTTTGCGCGCCACGCGTTCGCGACCGAAGTCGGCAGGGGCGAAGCCCACCAGCTTGGGCGGATACTGATTCTCGGGAACCCCTTGCTTCTGCAAGGTGCTGCGGGCGATGTCGAAGACGCCGGTGAAGTTCTTGGCCTTGCCAGCTTTGGCTTTGGCCTTCGCCTTACCGCCTCCTGCCACGAAGGCTTGGGCAGAAGTCACGGCTTGATCCCATGCGGCGCGGTCGAGCTTTTGGTTGGCAAACCAGACCTCAGCATTCTTCAGCATCGTGGCATCGAGCTGACGCAGGGTCTCCAGATGAGTCTCGTAAAGGCTGAGCAGGTGCTTCTTTTCCTCAAAGCCCGTGGTGTTTTCGCTCTTGAGAAAGGGGGCGGGACGCTCGGCGAGTTGGGTGGTACTGAAGCAGGCCTGGATGGCGTAGTAGTCGTGCGTGGGCACGGGGTCGAACTTATGGTCGTGACAGCGCGCGCATTGCAGCGAGTGCGCCAGGAAAGTCTCGCCGACGCTGTTGGTCACGTCATCGAGGAAACGTTGTCGAGCCACCTTAGCCACCTCCATGCCCGTGAGCTCCCAGGGCCCCATGCGTAGGAAACCAGGGGCGATGAGGAGTTCGGAGGCGGGAGTGATGCGGGCACTTTTGCCCGCAATGTCTTTGAACTGCGTGGTGCGGGTATCTGCTGAGTCAGCTGCATCGGCTTTGCGGGCAGGAGTGCCCGCATCACCTGGATCGGCTGCCATCTCATCTCCAGCGATTTGCTCCTGGATGAACTGATCGTAAGGCTTGTCGTCATTGAAGCTGCGCACCACGTAGTCGCGATAGCGCCAGGCATTTCCGCGCTCGTAGTCGTTGGCGAAGCCGCTGCTATCCGCATAACGCACCACATCCAGCCAGTGCCGGGCCATACGCTCACCATAGTGGGGTGAGTCTAACAAACGATCTACTAACTGACGATAAGGTGCATCGGAGTCGGGCGCGTCTTTCACCGCTTGGATGAAGGTATCGACTTCTTCCGGTGTCGGTGGCAGACCGGTGAGGTCAAAGGTGGCGCGGCGGATGAAGTCGCGGGCGTCAGCCCTCGGCGCAGGCTGCAGGCCCTGGGGCATCTTGGCGGCAATGAGCGCATCGATGGGATGCTTGGCCTCGTACGCAGGAATCGCTGGTTTGATGACCGGTTGATAGGCCCAGAGGGATTCCGGTTTGTAACGGCGGTTGGCCCAGTCGGGCGAGAGGGCACCCTGGGTCTTCACGGTGATGCCATCCTCTGCGCTCCATTGGTCGGCAGAGGCGTGGGCGATCTTTTGGCGTTGCGCTTCCTCGGGCCAAGGGGCTCCAGCGATGATCCAGTTCTTGAGCCAAGTGAGTTGTTCGGCGTTGAGCTTATCGTTTTCCTTAGGGGGCATGGCCTCCCAATCGTCATGCGTGCGAGTGGAGGCGAGGTAAAGCGGGCTTTGCTCTGGCTTACCTGCGACCAGGGCGGTGGTTTCGCTATCGCCCCCTTTCAGCGTGCCTGCCAGCGTGCGCATGTCCAGCCCGCCTTTGATCTTGGCTTCATCGTTGCCATGACAGGCGAGGCATTTCTCCTGAAACAGGGGCCAGACACGCCGCACAAAGAGTGCTTCAGCGTCTTCCGCATGAGCCGAGGCGGTGACCTGGAGAGCCAGGCCACCGAGCAGGACCAGGAGCAGCGATTCAGTCGGGTTTACCAGCTTCATAAAGGGAACGGATTTCGGCAGGGGCAAGCGCGGCTTGATAGATGAGGAATTCATCCATGCGGCCGTTCAGGTTGCGAATGGGAAACTGATGATTCTCGGTGGGTAGGCCCCAGTTGCCGATTTCACTCGCGCCAAAGGTGATGGGGCGATCCGGCACATGATGCGCATTCACCTCACGGCTGATCTCCCGGCCATCCAGATACTGCACAGCCTCGCCGCTGTGGCTGTCATAGGTGACGGCGAGGTGATGCCAGCGGCGTTGATTGGCCAGATCAAAGATGCGCGGGGAGTAGTAGATCTGGTTATACTTCTTGTTCGGGTCTTTAGGCCGAGGGTAGGCGATAGAAAACATGAGGCTGCCGTCCTCATAGATTTGCCAGTGTGGCTCGCCGGGCTCATAACCATCGGTCAGCAGCAGGGCATTGTATTTGCGATCCACCCCATCCACACGCACCCAGGTAGCGAGGGTGATGGCAGGATAGGTCTCGGGTCCTAAATTGATGCGCACGCGGTCGCCGGGACCTTTGAACTCCAGGGCGTTTTTCATGGGCCAGCGCCCCTCCACCCAGCGCGCTCCCACAGCGCCACCGGCTCGTGTGGGCACGCGCGGTTCGGTGAAGTTGTTCACCAGTCGATCCCACTTATCCGCCTCCCAATGTTTGAAGAGATAACACGCGATCAGCCGTGGGTCTTTGCGCAGTTCCAAGCTGTGATTCCACCAGGCCTCGAAACGCTCTTGCGCATGACGGGTGCTGATCTCATTCATCCGCTCGATGCTGGTGAAGTGCTCGGCATCGGCGGTGCCTGCTGTGAGGGTTTGACCGCTGTCCCGACGCAGGCTTTGCCCCCCGGTCAGCAGGCGCATCTCGGCATCGCCTGGATGGGCTTCCACCTCGCCTTCAAAGACATGCACTTCCGCCGCGCCGGAGGTATCCACCCGCACCCCGAACTCCGTGCCGAGATCCACCAGATTCAGGCCCGGTGCATGCAGGCGAAAACCCCGCGCCGGCGGTGGCACCCGCACCCGCACCTGACCGCTGTGACAGGCGGCTTCCCAGGCGGAGTGGATGTCCATCCGCACCTCACCTTCCGCCAGGAGTGTGGCTCCACTGAAGAACTCGATCTTCACCAGCCCGCTCTTCAGATGCAACTGACCCGGCAGCAGCATACTGCCCTGGATGGGGGCGGTGCTGTCTTCGGCAAAGGTGGCATTGAGCGTTTGTGTGATGAGGGCGCAGCCTTGCTCCGTCTGCTCAGGCGGGCTGGTTGCCAGTTGAGCTTGCGGCTGAAGCTGCCCGCCTGCAAAGAAGGATAAGCCAGCCAGCCCGAGGATGGCCGCAGCGGCGGACAGGGGAACCCAACGGCGCTTGGGCCGAGTCGGCGCAGAAAGGACTGACGTGGGCTGCTGCAAGCGGCCCGAACTCACGGCGGGTGCGGTGAGCAGGCGGGCGTGCTGATCCATGTGCTCCAGGTAAAAGCGGCGGCAATCCCAGTCACTGCGCAGTAGATCATCCAAACGCGCTTTTTGTTCGGCGCTCATTTCCTCCTCCAATAGCGCGGTGAGCAGACCCTCCAGTTCTTGCCGTGTCTCCGCATTCATGATGTGGCCTCCAGCTGACGGCTCACACACTCATGCAGCAGGCGGCGCACGCGCTCCAGATTGCGAAACAGGGTGCGGCGACTCTGACCCACGCGCTCCATGATTTCCTCTGCTGGCCGACGTTGATCGTAGCGATACGTTACCAGTTCACGATCCGTCTCGGGCAGTTTTTTCAGGCAGGAGTCCAGGGCATGCAGGCGCTGCTCCAGCCGGGGTTCCAGTGCCTGGCGTTCATCGGCCAGAAGATCCAGCACGTCCTCACTGAAGAGCAGCGGGGAGCGGGCGTGTTTTTCCCGATGCTTCTGCACTTGCAGGTAGGCAAACCGATAGGCCCAGGGCAAAAAGGGCCGTGAGGGATCATACTGATCAAACTTTCGAAACAAGGCCAGACTCGTTTCCTGCAGCGCATCCCGTGCATCTGCCTCATGCGGCATCAGGGCGAAGATGTAACGGAAGAGCTGATCCTGATGCTGAGTCAGCAGTAGGATGAGGGATTCCGTCGGGTTCGTGGAGGCCATGAGGGGGAGACTGGGTTCAGTGATCCGTATTCAGTTTCAGTTTTTTGACACTTCTTCTTATCTCCCGCCCGATTGGCGATTCGTGCCAAAAAAGCTTAAGGCTCAATCCGTCATGAGGATCTGAAAGAGGTTGTGATAGCGGTCCGTCCAGAGAGGCACGGTCAATTGCGGCTCGTCCAGAGGGGGGTCGGCGGGGGGGGTTTTCAGGAAGGCCTCGTTCCGCGTCACCAGGACATAGTCGGTGGAGTCGTCGTCACCGCTTTCCTCGGTGATGACGCGGGTGGTGCGCCAGCCCAGGGCCTCCGCTTGCTTTTCCACCACCGGGGCCAGGATGAGGTAGCTGTTGGTCACGTGGACGACGATGATGCCGTCTGGCTTCATGTGGCGGTGATAGATCTCGAAAGCCTCGCGGGTGAGCAGGTGCATGGGGATGGCATCGCCGCTGAAGGCATCGAGCAAGAGTACATCAAATTGTTGGTTAGGCTCACGCTCAAGCATCAGGCGGGCATCCCCGATGATGGTCTCCACTGTGGCTCCGCGTTTTTCCGCATCAGCGAGGTAGGTGAAGTGTTTCCGCGCCAGCCGCACGACATCCGGATTGATCTCATAAAAGCGGAAGCGATGTCCGGACTGGGCATAACACGCCGCCGTGCCCGCCCCCAGCCCCACGATGCCCACATGCGCATCTGGCTGATCACTGAGCCGCCCCAGCGCCTGACCGATGCCGGTGTGGCGGCCATAGTAGGTCACCGGTTCCTCCCGATAGAGATCGCCCAGGTTCTGCATGCCATGCACGATGCCGCCGTGCGTGAGCGTGCGGTATTCGTTTTGCAGACCGGTATCGTAGTCTTCATCCACATAGACCGTGCCGTAAAAGTTGCGCACCCGCTCCAGGCGCGGTTCTACCTTGATGGTCTCCTTCACCAGATAAAAGGCGGCGAACCCCGTGATGGCCAAGACCAAGCCACCCGCGAGAATGCGCGGCAGGTTGCCCGTGAAGTGTAGAATCCCTGCCAGCAAGGCCATGCCTGCCACCACGAGGCTAGCGATCAACCCCAGCGGCCACTCCATGAAGGTGACGAACACCCGTGGAGCCACCAGACTGACCAGCAGACCGCCCAGCGCGCCCCCGGCGGACATGAGCAGGTAAAACTCTGTGAGCCGTGACGGAGCCGGTTTCAGCCGCGCCAGCTCCCCATGGCAGACCATGCAGGCCAGAAAAAGCGCGCTGAAGCACCAAGCGATCTCTGTCAGGTAATTCGGGGTCAGGTCGATATCCAGCTTCGGCCCCAGCTTCGTCTCCGCCGCGGTGATGAAGACGGCGATGAGGGCGAGCAGGGCCCACAGCCCGCGCACATACCAGCGCTCATGCTCAAAGCAGATGATGAAGGTGAGCAGATACAGGCTGAGCGGCACCACCCACATGAAGGGCACCACCGCCACATCCTGGCAGACGTGATTCGTCGTGGCCAGCAGCATGGCACTGGCCAGCGCAGGCAGCGCCACCCACAGGATACGATGCCACCAGCGCGGTGCAGGAGCTAGCGCCGCAGGCGGCACTAAGACACCCGTTTTCTCCCCCACCGCAGTGTCGCTAGCCGGTGCCGGAGCCGCCCGACTGGCGCGCCAGACCAGGGTGATGGAGAGCAGGGCAAACGCGACAAAAGCCCCGGACCACAGCCAGGTCTGCGCCATCACATCCAGCATCGGCTCGAAGAAAAACGGGTAGCTCAGGAGGGCCACCAGGGAGCCGATATTCGACAGCGCATACAGCCGCCACGGCATACCGCCTGGCACCATGCGGGTGAACCACACCTGCGTCAGCGGGCTGGTGCTAGAGAGGATAAAATACGGCAGCCCCACCGTGCCCAGCAGCAGCAGCAGGATACGCCCAGCCGGGTCCTCATCACCCGCCGGTTTCCAGGCATTCCCCGGAGCGATGGGTAGCACCATCAGCGCGCCCAGCAGGATCAGCGTGTGCAGCACCGCCTGGGTGCGTGGCCGCAGCCGAGTCAGCGCATGGGCATAAGCATAGCCGGCAAACAGCACGCACTGGAAGAAGACCATGCACGTCGTCCACACCCCCGGACTGCCGCCGAACCAAGGCAGGATGAATTTACTGATCACCGGCTGCACCTGAAACAGGAGGAAGGCGCTGAGCAGACTGAGCAGGCTCAGGAAAAAGGCAGCCGGGAGAGGGCGGGAGGTCGAGGAGGACATGGATGGGGAGCAGTCGCGAAAGGGAAAGACCGGAACCGCCCGGGGGTGGTTTGGTCGCAGGGAAAACTGAGGGTAGAGAGATCAGGAGCGATTTTTTTTAGCCAAGCGGCGCGAGCCTGAGGCATCGCCGGGCGGAGGGCAAGAACGCGTCAGTGGACCCCTCCTTTCCTGGGCTCCATCCACTCGATTTTGGCGGATTCGGGCGAAAAAGGGGGCTGACGGCAGGATTTTCCAGTTCAGGTTCTAACAAAATCCTTCCCCAAGCGTTCCTGTCAGCACAAAGTGAAAGCATGTCCGTCCAGCCTCAGCCAGATGAAGCCTCCCTCCTCGTCAGGCGGGCGCTTGATCAGTATGAGGCCAATCTCGTGGCTTACACCACAGGCATCCTCAATGGGGACCTGGAGCGGGCGCGGGATGTGGTGCAGGACGCTCTGCTCAAGCTTTACCTCACCGACCCTGAAAAGGTGCGGGATAACCTCAAGGCCTGGCTCTTCACCGTCTGCCGAAATCGCGCCCTGGACATCCTGCGCAAGGACCACCGGTTGGATCTTGGCAATGAAGATGCTTTGGAAGGAGCTGTCTCCTTCACCCCTGATCCCTCTGAAAATGCGGATTCCCATGAGCTCCACGCCCGCATCTGGGAGCTGGTGGATAAGCTCCGCCCGAACCAGAGGGAAGTCATCCGTCTCAAATTCATGCACGACTGCTCCTACCAGCAGATCGCCGATGTCACCGGCCTCACCGTCGGCAACGTCGGCTTCATCATGCATGTGGCCATCAAGAAACTGCGCGAGCTGTTGAACCGCGAAATGGCCTCCCGCCCCCAATGATTTTTTATGAAACCTGCTCCTCACGATAATCCTGACCTCACCGCCTATGCCCTGGGCGAGCTGGAGGCCCGTCAGGCCCGAGAGATCCACGAACTGCTGGCTGCCTGCCCGGTGGCTGCGCATGAGCTGGAGCAGGTGGAAGCCGTGACGGATGCTCTCCGCCATGGAGCCCCCATCCCGCAGGAGCGCCTGCTGCCGGAGCAGCGCCACGCCGTGCTCTACCCCGCCCGCCTCCTGCCTCAGCGCACCGCCACCGCCGTGGCCCGCACGGCGCCGATGGGCCGCACCTCTCGTCTGTGGCCCGTTGTCACCGGTGTGCTGAAGGCTGCCGCCGTGGTCACCCTGGCTGCCCTGGCCTATCTGGCAGGCCGCCATGCCGAGCTGGACAGCACAGGCACCGCCGTGGCGGAAGCTGGCTCTGCATCCACCCCGGTCGCCCAGCCCCAGGTGGAGGCGCAGCCGCTTGAGACCGCCCCTGCCGACCTTGCTTCCATCTCGGTGAAGCAGCCGCAGGCTCCAGCGGCCACTCCGCCCGCCCCGGTGTCTGCACCGGAGGTGAAGCCTACCTTGGCAGCCACCGCCCCAGCTATTGCGGATGCGAAGGTCACTCCAGCCCTGCCGGAGAAAGCTCCTGTGGTGGTCGTGGTGGATAACGCCAGCCCCACGCCAGCCGCCCTTGCCGTGGCCAAGCTGCCTGGAGCCCAGACCGCCGCCCCTGCCGCTGCCGCGCCCCGACCTGGCGTCATGACTACCCCCAGCCGCGCCATGGCCTTTGTGAATGCCAGCCGCCAGCCTGTGGATCAATTTGGCCTCGAGCCCGCCCTCATCCGCCCCCTGCCGCCGAAGCTGAACAAGCGGGATCTCCTGACGGCCCCAGCCCCACGCCAGACGGCACCCGAGCCGAAGGAT
The DNA window shown above is from Prosthecobacter debontii and carries:
- a CDS encoding YfbK domain-containing protein — protein: MKPAPHDNPDLTAYALGELEARQAREIHELLAACPVAAHELEQVEAVTDALRHGAPIPQERLLPEQRHAVLYPARLLPQRTATAVARTAPMGRTSRLWPVVTGVLKAAAVVTLAALAYLAGRHAELDSTGTAVAEAGSASTPVAQPQVEAQPLETAPADLASISVKQPQAPAATPPAPVSAPEVKPTLAATAPAIADAKVTPALPEKAPVVVVVDNASPTPAALAVAKLPGAQTAAPAAAAPRPGVMTTPSRAMAFVNASRQPVDQFGLEPALIRPLPPKLNKRDLLTAPAPRQTAPEPKDAGSKPRTPDLYIHSWRTESASCPWNDKHRLLRITIQLPADQPAATTEHSYPLRVAFDPNNVREYRQLCERHQPAAALRQAGMHEVWYEYLPNGEPDTNKTIATVTLDKGRFTTQTVGPFDSSKLYVQDRGGNWQQARQEFVFDSAVVGFGLLMRGVPQAEKLNHGLVLALAEKSKGKDPTGDCARFIRMVKEAASAAGL
- a CDS encoding sigma-70 family RNA polymerase sigma factor: MASTNPTESLILLLTQHQDQLFRYIFALMPHEADARDALQETSLALFRKFDQYDPSRPFLPWAYRFAYLQVQKHREKHARSPLLFSEDVLDLLADERQALEPRLEQRLHALDSCLKKLPETDRELVTYRYDQRRPAEEIMERVGQSRRTLFRNLERVRRLLHECVSRQLEATS
- a CDS encoding LamG-like jellyroll fold domain-containing protein, whose amino-acid sequence is MNAETRQELEGLLTALLEEEMSAEQKARLDDLLRSDWDCRRFYLEHMDQHARLLTAPAVSSGRLQQPTSVLSAPTRPKRRWVPLSAAAAILGLAGLSFFAGGQLQPQAQLATSPPEQTEQGCALITQTLNATFAEDSTAPIQGSMLLPGQLHLKSGLVKIEFFSGATLLAEGEVRMDIHSAWEAACHSGQVRVRVPPPARGFRLHAPGLNLVDLGTEFGVRVDTSGAAEVHVFEGEVEAHPGDAEMRLLTGGQSLRRDSGQTLTAGTADAEHFTSIERMNEISTRHAQERFEAWWNHSLELRKDPRLIACYLFKHWEADKWDRLVNNFTEPRVPTRAGGAVGARWVEGRWPMKNALEFKGPGDRVRINLGPETYPAITLATWVRVDGVDRKYNALLLTDGYEPGEPHWQIYEDGSLMFSIAYPRPKDPNKKYNQIYYSPRIFDLANQRRWHHLAVTYDSHSGEAVQYLDGREISREVNAHHVPDRPITFGASEIGNWGLPTENHQFPIRNLNGRMDEFLIYQAALAPAEIRSLYEAGKPD
- a CDS encoding PSD1 and planctomycete cytochrome C domain-containing protein, giving the protein MKLVNPTESLLLVLLGGLALQVTASAHAEDAEALFVRRVWPLFQEKCLACHGNDEAKIKGGLDMRTLAGTLKGGDSETTALVAGKPEQSPLYLASTRTHDDWEAMPPKENDKLNAEQLTWLKNWIIAGAPWPEEAQRQKIAHASADQWSAEDGITVKTQGALSPDWANRRYKPESLWAYQPVIKPAIPAYEAKHPIDALIAAKMPQGLQPAPRADARDFIRRATFDLTGLPPTPEEVDTFIQAVKDAPDSDAPYRQLVDRLLDSPHYGERMARHWLDVVRYADSSGFANDYERGNAWRYRDYVVRSFNDDKPYDQFIQEQIAGDEMAADPGDAGTPARKADAADSADTRTTQFKDIAGKSARITPASELLIAPGFLRMGPWELTGMEVAKVARQRFLDDVTNSVGETFLAHSLQCARCHDHKFDPVPTHDYYAIQACFSTTQLAERPAPFLKSENTTGFEEKKHLLSLYETHLETLRQLDATMLKNAEVWFANQKLDRAAWDQAVTSAQAFVAGGGKAKAKAKAGKAKNFTGVFDIARSTLQKQGVPENQYPPKLVGFAPADFGRERVARKGLERLKWELERYEPYAFSVYNGRTPQLISVTQPMRMPENRMQEGELEQTAILGGGDPFSPTKPVQPGVLTALFETARLLEAPIPEAIEGRRTALAQWIASPANPLTTRTIVNRLWLWHFGQAIAGNPNNFGSTGKKPTHPELLDWLAATLVEQGWSFKAMHRLIMTSEAYRRSSNLSDAGTLARHDDVATKPGSDKPNPIAPVADKSQPSPTSAGKSARITFSREDLETHYAVFKPRRLTAEELRDTMLSVTGELNPLLGGIPNRPEINLEVAMQPRMVMGTFASAWVPNPLPAQRHRRSLYALKIRGLRDPFMAVFNEPGPDFSCEAREVSTVTPQVFSLFNGQASYNRALALAHRVLQEKPQDVIARIFQLAYGRQPSADEKAACEAHWQHMEQKQKSLVFTKTQPPLEITREALEENTGEKFSFQEKLPAYSGFIPDLQPADADPRTRALADVCLVLMNSNEFAYVY
- a CDS encoding RNA polymerase sigma factor, with translation MSVQPQPDEASLLVRRALDQYEANLVAYTTGILNGDLERARDVVQDALLKLYLTDPEKVRDNLKAWLFTVCRNRALDILRKDHRLDLGNEDALEGAVSFTPDPSENADSHELHARIWELVDKLRPNQREVIRLKFMHDCSYQQIADVTGLTVGNVGFIMHVAIKKLRELLNREMASRPQ
- a CDS encoding c-type cytochrome, whose translation is MTALLLANTAPIPRDLPLPLPLPEGVLVGLLVIFFLVHILFVNLMVGGSVLVVAAEFLGRRDKRWDRLALTLAKTVTVNKSIAVVMGIGPLLCINLLYTLQWYSANALTGHAWLMIVPLVTVAFLLTYLHKYTWERWNGGGWKTVHGLTGLLATLLLLFVPIIFLANVNLMLFPTEWDKVRGFFSSLSIGNVLPRYLHFMAASIAMTGLFLAGWLGRASSDLSHLEGFTRPELRRIFYRITAWVTLAQFLLGPLLLFTLPAVGITPQLYTVIFSGAAVGFITLLLLFRELRQPDARIGRSYGLICVLFTGVVLGMGSGRHLYRQAALAGHQAEIRARTETYAAALNAFNQKHASEPAPVEPDADQLFMNCAACHAPATRLVGPPLTEIAEIYRDNPEGIVAWAQAPGKKRPELPQMPPFAHLGEASLRKIAELMLEKGQAAR
- a CDS encoding fused MFS/spermidine synthase, with amino-acid sequence MSSSTSRPLPAAFFLSLLSLLSAFLLFQVQPVISKFILPWFGGSPGVWTTCMVFFQCVLFAGYAYAHALTRLRPRTQAVLHTLILLGALMVLPIAPGNAWKPAGDEDPAGRILLLLLGTVGLPYFILSSTSPLTQVWFTRMVPGGMPWRLYALSNIGSLVALLSYPFFFEPMLDVMAQTWLWSGAFVAFALLSITLVWRASRAAPAPASDTAVGEKTGVLVPPAALAPAPRWWHRILWVALPALASAMLLATTNHVCQDVAVVPFMWVVPLSLYLLTFIICFEHERWYVRGLWALLALIAVFITAAETKLGPKLDIDLTPNYLTEIAWCFSALFLACMVCHGELARLKPAPSRLTEFYLLMSAGGALGGLLVSLVAPRVFVTFMEWPLGLIASLVVAGMALLAGILHFTGNLPRILAGGLVLAITGFAAFYLVKETIKVEPRLERVRNFYGTVYVDEDYDTGLQNEYRTLTHGGIVHGMQNLGDLYREEPVTYYGRHTGIGQALGRLSDQPDAHVGIVGLGAGTAACYAQSGHRFRFYEINPDVVRLARKHFTYLADAEKRGATVETIIGDARLMLEREPNQQFDVLLLDAFSGDAIPMHLLTREAFEIYHRHMKPDGIIVVHVTNSYLILAPVVEKQAEALGWRTTRVITEESGDDDSTDYVLVTRNEAFLKTPPADPPLDEPQLTVPLWTDRYHNLFQILMTD